CGGGGAAACTCAGTAGACGACGTAGAGCAGCAGATAGACGACGATACCGAGTGTGAACGAGACGAGCCACAGCGACGCGGCGATTCGTCCTATCGTCGGATGACGCGTCTGTGGAATCTCTTGGATTGGCCGCGTCATCGCAAGAAGGAGCACGTAGTAAAGCAATGGAACGCAGATGATGGCGAGCGTGATGTGAATTGCGAGGAGCGGTAAGTAGGCGAACTGGCGGATGGCTGCCGGACCCGTGAACGGAGTCGGCCCTTGCAGTGCCACCTTGTACAAATAGAGCGTGAGAAACACCGCAAATAAGACCACACTCGTGAGCATCGCCGCTCGATGACGGGCGATCCGACCGCCACGAATCCAATACCATCCGGCTCCAATAGTGAGTATAGCGAGTCCACTGATGATCGCGTTGACGAACGGAATTACGCTGAGCACCCACGCTGGGGCTCGTGGAAGAAGGCTCTTCGGGATCGCTCCAAGGGCGGCGCCAAATACGAGCGCCAGTGAAATGATGGACAGGAGTCCAGCGACTTCCGGGACGCGGTCTTTCACACGATACTCCATATTTGGACTGTCTCAGTTCAAGCACTTGAAATCGGCGAGTGATGTTGCAGATGGATTAAGGTACGACTGGGAAGAGCCCGCGTCCACGGCATTTACTCGGGACAGTCGTGTTCGTCTCGTCAATCGCCCTCCTGTGGTGGCGTCCCACCGTGTGACTCATATCAGCTTTACATATTGTATTGACTGTCGGCCCCGACGGGCCTCCACCCATTGAGGCAGCCAGCAATTGCGGATGCCCCGGTCGCCAGCACACTTCCTCTCCAGCGAAGTACCGTTCGTTGTGAGTACCCCTTTATTGTTGTATTCCATGTGTATGGGAATCATCCGTTGGTTCGAGCTTTTTCACCCGCGTCGCCAGCGCGAGAAACGTCGCGGCGAGCGTCAGCGTCACTGCCGCGGCCGCCGCGAGGTCGTGCGCTCGCACCGAGTGGTCGAGCGCGCCGTTGACGAGTTCGGCCCGCAGGAACGTGTGGTGGAACTCCCCGACGAGCGGCGCGAAGTAGTCCACGATGTCGTTGAGGCCGTACCAGACGGTGGTGACGGCGACCGCACCGACCGAGAACGTGGCGTAGCGATAGATCAGGAACGACTGGAGGCTCATCGCGAGATGGCTTACGATGAGGAACCAGTAGAGCCAGGGTTCGATACCGCCCGGTCCGTTGAGAACCAGCTGGACGAACGGCGTCCAGAGACCGAGTTTGATGTTGCCGAAGAAGGCGAGCATATGGAGCCACTCGACGTCGTAGTCCAGTTTCCACGCGGCGAGACTAAGCGCGATCAACAGCGTCGCGCTGGGACTATCGGGGACGAACGGCCACATCATCAGTGGGGTTTGGGCGAACTGGAAGCGGTAGTACCAGAACCCGAACGCGGTGCCGGCGAGGTTGATCGCGACGATGAGCCACGCATACCG
This genomic window from Halogeometricum sp. S3BR5-2 contains:
- a CDS encoding DUF420 domain-containing protein, with the protein product MEYRVKDRVPEVAGLLSIISLALVFGAALGAIPKSLLPRAPAWVLSVIPFVNAIISGLAILTIGAGWYWIRGGRIARHRAAMLTSVVLFAVFLTLYLYKVALQGPTPFTGPAAIRQFAYLPLLAIHITLAIICVPLLYYVLLLAMTRPIQEIPQTRHPTIGRIAASLWLVSFTLGIVVYLLLYVVY
- a CDS encoding DUF1405 domain-containing protein — translated: MATTVSRDDLPAYLAPLPRRLEDFALRYAWLIVAINLAGTAFGFWYYRFQFAQTPLMMWPFVPDSPSATLLIALSLAAWKLDYDVEWLHMLAFFGNIKLGLWTPFVQLVLNGPGGIEPWLYWFLIVSHLAMSLQSFLIYRYATFSVGAVAVTTVWYGLNDIVDYFAPLVGEFHHTFLRAELVNGALDHSVRAHDLAAAAAVTLTLAATFLALATRVKKLEPTDDSHTHGIQQ